The Phyllopteryx taeniolatus isolate TA_2022b chromosome 9, UOR_Ptae_1.2, whole genome shotgun sequence genome contains a region encoding:
- the setmar gene encoding histone-lysine N-methyltransferase SETMAR isoform X1: MSDPGVDLSNGLEYVTISFPPDSTEQLCPVFQYSPVNIQGPGCPVDPSEVTLPGCSCVSHSCITESCCCLQTHGQAYAGNGTLRRISVSDVGHFTPVFECNALCSCSDTCSNRVVQRGLILSLQICTTARSGWGVRTLQRIPHGTFVCEYAGEVIGFEEARRRQLAQRFEDNNYIIAVREHAGTGSITETFVDPATVGNIGRFLNHSCLPNLFMVPVRVHSLVPRLALFAGRDIDVQEELTFDYSGGYTNQTPGQLHCTQTDTAIQASKTVQRKTCHCGANNCAKFLPLDLSILK; the protein is encoded by the exons ATGAGCGATCCCGGTGTGGACTTGAGCAACGGTCTCGAATATGTTACTATTTCATTTCCACCCGATTCAACTGAACAGCTGTGCCCTGTCTTCCAG TACTCTCCTGTCAACATTCAAGGACCGGGATGCCCTGTAGATCCCAGTGAAGTTACACTTCCTGGGTGCTCCTGCGTTTCCCATTCATGCATCACTGAGAGCTGTTGCTGCTTGCAGACCCATGGACAAGCCTACGCAGGCAATGGCACGTTGCGGAGGATTAGTGTATCAGATGTCGGTCACTTCACCCCGGTGTTTGAGTGTAATGCCCTTTGTTCCTGCAGTGACACTTGCTCAAACCGAGTGGTGCAGAGAGGGCTGATACTCAGTTTGCAGATATGCACCACTGCCAGGAGTGGGTGGGGCGTGCGGACGCTTCAGCGGATCCCACATGGGACGTTTGTGTGCGAGTACGCGGGGGAGGTCATCGGTTTTGAGGAGGCCAGACGCAGGCAACTTGCACAGAGATTTGAGGACAATAATTACATAATTGCTGTCCGGGAGCACGCAGGCACAGGTTCCATCACAGAGACATTTGTGGACCCGGCCACTGTGGGAAACATAGGTCGCTTTCTAAACCACTCCTGCTTGCCCAACTTGTTCATGGTGCCGGTCCGTGTGCACTCTTTGGTTCCCAGATTGGCACTGTTTGCCGGCCGGGACATCGATGTCCAAGAGGAGCTAACGTTTGACTACTCAGGAGGCTACACAAACCAAACACCTGGACAGCTACACTGCACACAAACTGACACTGCCATTCAGGCCAGTAAGACAGTCCAGAGGAAAACTTGTCACTGTGGTGCCAATAACTGTGCAAAGTTCCTACCTCTAGATTTATCTATTTTAAAGTAA
- the setmar gene encoding histone-lysine N-methyltransferase SETMAR isoform X2, giving the protein MLLFHFHPIQLNSCALSSSVQVLVILQYSPVNIQGPGCPVDPSEVTLPGCSCVSHSCITESCCCLQTHGQAYAGNGTLRRISVSDVGHFTPVFECNALCSCSDTCSNRVVQRGLILSLQICTTARSGWGVRTLQRIPHGTFVCEYAGEVIGFEEARRRQLAQRFEDNNYIIAVREHAGTGSITETFVDPATVGNIGRFLNHSCLPNLFMVPVRVHSLVPRLALFAGRDIDVQEELTFDYSGGYTNQTPGQLHCTQTDTAIQASKTVQRKTCHCGANNCAKFLPLDLSILK; this is encoded by the exons ATGTTACTATTTCATTTCCACCCGATTCAACTGAACAGCTGTGCCCTGTCTTCCAG TGTTCAAGTCCTTGTCATTTTGCAGTACTCTCCTGTCAACATTCAAGGACCGGGATGCCCTGTAGATCCCAGTGAAGTTACACTTCCTGGGTGCTCCTGCGTTTCCCATTCATGCATCACTGAGAGCTGTTGCTGCTTGCAGACCCATGGACAAGCCTACGCAGGCAATGGCACGTTGCGGAGGATTAGTGTATCAGATGTCGGTCACTTCACCCCGGTGTTTGAGTGTAATGCCCTTTGTTCCTGCAGTGACACTTGCTCAAACCGAGTGGTGCAGAGAGGGCTGATACTCAGTTTGCAGATATGCACCACTGCCAGGAGTGGGTGGGGCGTGCGGACGCTTCAGCGGATCCCACATGGGACGTTTGTGTGCGAGTACGCGGGGGAGGTCATCGGTTTTGAGGAGGCCAGACGCAGGCAACTTGCACAGAGATTTGAGGACAATAATTACATAATTGCTGTCCGGGAGCACGCAGGCACAGGTTCCATCACAGAGACATTTGTGGACCCGGCCACTGTGGGAAACATAGGTCGCTTTCTAAACCACTCCTGCTTGCCCAACTTGTTCATGGTGCCGGTCCGTGTGCACTCTTTGGTTCCCAGATTGGCACTGTTTGCCGGCCGGGACATCGATGTCCAAGAGGAGCTAACGTTTGACTACTCAGGAGGCTACACAAACCAAACACCTGGACAGCTACACTGCACACAAACTGACACTGCCATTCAGGCCAGTAAGACAGTCCAGAGGAAAACTTGTCACTGTGGTGCCAATAACTGTGCAAAGTTCCTACCTCTAGATTTATCTATTTTAAAGTAA